Proteins encoded by one window of Pyxidicoccus trucidator:
- a CDS encoding DUF4253 domain-containing protein has translation MSPNREGPALEVVETVTNRYGQLSLREARLLDPSLAVGAKVRAPSPGEVLTFVLDELRPGALQPRQRYPPPALDVRGFELLRKLVPEVPTPASLQGLGLGPLHALYPEGYGVLYVDVPGEEAERLWHTLDAQASRTGYRPVLLGGDEREMKAMPLAWQQYRDELPTPEGRAPNYIGLPRDEDPMDDPATVLAHAERLDVDALVAKARASASDGGEEREPSRVGTSLEAVLEPLSGEPHARVRLALVPTDAAWKTLAHLPVLMQAGESTPSLVKVTALSRRWEECHGARVASVRPGIVEWVMDRPAKDRDAALALAREQLALEPSEMGTAAQEATALMQSTTWYLWWD, from the coding sequence GTGTCCCCGAACAGGGAGGGGCCGGCCCTGGAGGTGGTGGAGACCGTCACCAACCGGTACGGCCAGCTGTCCCTGAGAGAGGCGCGGCTATTGGACCCGTCGCTCGCAGTGGGGGCCAAGGTGAGGGCCCCTTCGCCGGGGGAGGTGCTCACCTTCGTCCTGGATGAGCTGCGTCCCGGGGCGCTGCAGCCCCGCCAGCGCTACCCCCCACCCGCACTGGATGTCCGGGGCTTCGAGCTCCTGCGCAAGCTGGTCCCGGAGGTGCCTACGCCCGCGTCGCTCCAGGGCCTGGGGCTGGGGCCGCTGCATGCGCTCTACCCGGAGGGCTACGGCGTTCTCTACGTGGACGTGCCCGGCGAGGAGGCGGAGCGGCTGTGGCACACGTTGGATGCCCAGGCGTCCCGCACCGGCTACCGCCCCGTGCTCCTCGGCGGCGATGAGCGTGAGATGAAGGCGATGCCGCTCGCGTGGCAGCAGTACCGCGACGAGCTGCCGACGCCCGAGGGGCGGGCTCCGAACTACATCGGGCTGCCCAGGGACGAGGACCCGATGGATGACCCCGCGACGGTGCTGGCGCACGCCGAGCGCCTGGACGTGGACGCCCTGGTCGCGAAGGCCCGAGCCTCCGCGTCGGACGGTGGCGAGGAGCGAGAGCCGAGCCGGGTCGGCACGTCGCTGGAGGCCGTGCTCGAACCGCTGTCCGGCGAGCCCCATGCGCGTGTGCGTCTGGCGCTGGTGCCCACCGACGCCGCGTGGAAGACGCTGGCCCATCTGCCCGTCCTCATGCAGGCGGGAGAGTCCACGCCGTCCCTGGTGAAGGTGACGGCCCTGTCGCGCCGCTGGGAGGAGTGCCATGGCGCCCGCGTCGCCTCCGTCCGCCCGGGCATCGTCGAGTGGGTGATGGACCGGCCCGCGAAGGACCGGGACGCCGCGCTGGCGCTCGCGCGGGAGCAGCTGGCGCTGGAGCCTTCCGAGATGGGCACGGCCGCGCAGGAGGCCACCGCCCTGATGCAGTCCACCACGTGGTACCTCTGGTGGGACTGA